A single Comamonas sp. NLF-1-9 DNA region contains:
- the aroE gene encoding shikimate dehydrogenase has translation MSRPDLYCVFGHPIAHSRSPWIHARFAELSGERLRYEARLAPLDGFAAALRAFAAEGGRGCNVTVPFKAQAAQLADSRSERVARAGAANTLVLRDGAVHADNTDGLGLVADIEQGAGVLLAGRDVLLIGAGGAAAGALAPLLARGPRRLAICNRTPERAQALVASHQDLAKLSKTELLALDQQAPEADFDLIINASASSLAGAGVPVPVSVLRPGSLALDMMYGPPAQGFLDWAARHGASARDGLGMLVHQAAEAFALWRGVRPPAAQVLAELRALLAP, from the coding sequence ATGAGCCGCCCCGACCTGTACTGCGTGTTTGGCCACCCGATTGCGCACAGTCGCTCGCCCTGGATCCATGCGCGCTTTGCCGAGCTGAGCGGCGAGCGCCTGCGCTACGAGGCGCGGCTTGCGCCGCTGGACGGCTTTGCCGCGGCCCTTCGCGCATTCGCCGCCGAGGGTGGGCGCGGCTGCAACGTCACCGTGCCCTTCAAGGCCCAGGCGGCGCAACTTGCCGACAGCCGCAGCGAACGCGTGGCGCGCGCCGGCGCGGCCAACACCCTGGTGCTGCGCGACGGCGCGGTGCACGCGGACAACACCGACGGCCTGGGCCTGGTGGCCGACATCGAGCAGGGCGCGGGCGTGCTGCTCGCCGGGCGCGACGTGCTCTTGATCGGCGCGGGCGGCGCGGCGGCCGGGGCGCTCGCGCCGCTGCTGGCGCGCGGCCCGCGGCGCCTGGCCATCTGCAACCGCACGCCCGAGCGCGCCCAGGCGCTGGTCGCCAGCCACCAAGACCTTGCAAAACTATCAAAAACAGAGCTGCTCGCGCTTGACCAGCAAGCGCCAGAGGCCGATTTTGATCTCATCATCAATGCCAGCGCCAGCAGCCTCGCAGGGGCCGGCGTGCCGGTGCCCGTGAGCGTGCTGCGCCCGGGCAGCCTGGCGCTGGACATGATGTACGGTCCGCCCGCCCAGGGTTTTCTCGACTGGGCCGCGCGCCACGGCGCCAGCGCGCGCGACGGCCTGGGCATGCTGGTGCACCAGGCGGCCGAGGCCTTCGCGCTCTGGCGTGGCGTGCGCCCGCCCGCAGCGCAGGTGCTGGCCGAGCTGCGCGCGCTGCTTGCGCCATGA